The Desulfonatronum thiosulfatophilum genome has a window encoding:
- a CDS encoding zinc-dependent alcohol dehydrogenase, translating into MKALVWHGKRDIRVENVPDPKILEETDAVIRVTTTAICGSDLHLYEVLGAFMTPGDIMGHEPMGIVEEVGKGVSHIKPGDRVVIPFNISCGSCFMCSDGLQSQCETTQVRSHGTGGSIFGYSKLYGQVAGGQAEYLRVPQAHYGPIKVPEGPPDETFIYLADVLPTAWQAVEYANIPKNGTAVVFGLGPIGQMCARIARLRGARVIGVDLIPQRLKMARRHFVEVVNLNDHKDIAESLREMTSGRGPDSVIDAVGMEAHGAPVGKLAHQITSLLPSALSEAMMKKTGVDRLSALSASIDTVRRGGTVSVVGVYGGAADPLPMLKLFDKQIQLRMGQANVKRWIDDIMPYVTDGKDPLGVNHLATHTLPLDEGPRGYEMFQKKWDGVVKVLLKP; encoded by the coding sequence ATGAAAGCGTTGGTTTGGCACGGCAAGCGCGACATACGGGTGGAAAACGTACCTGATCCGAAAATTCTTGAGGAGACGGATGCCGTCATTCGGGTCACAACCACGGCGATTTGCGGGTCGGATCTGCATCTCTACGAAGTTCTTGGGGCGTTCATGACCCCGGGCGACATCATGGGCCACGAACCCATGGGCATTGTGGAAGAGGTCGGCAAAGGGGTCTCGCACATCAAACCCGGCGACCGGGTGGTCATTCCCTTCAACATCAGCTGCGGCAGCTGTTTCATGTGCAGCGACGGACTGCAATCGCAATGCGAAACGACCCAGGTTCGCTCCCATGGCACAGGGGGCTCGATATTCGGATATTCCAAGCTCTATGGCCAGGTGGCCGGCGGCCAGGCCGAATACCTGCGTGTTCCCCAGGCCCACTACGGCCCGATCAAGGTCCCTGAAGGTCCTCCAGATGAAACGTTCATTTACCTGGCGGACGTCTTGCCGACCGCCTGGCAGGCGGTCGAATACGCCAACATTCCGAAGAACGGCACAGCAGTCGTTTTCGGCCTGGGGCCCATCGGCCAAATGTGCGCCCGGATTGCCAGGTTGCGAGGAGCACGGGTGATCGGCGTGGACCTGATTCCGCAGAGATTGAAAATGGCGCGCCGGCATTTTGTGGAGGTCGTTAATCTCAACGATCACAAGGATATCGCCGAATCCCTCAGGGAGATGACTTCCGGACGCGGACCGGATTCCGTGATCGACGCCGTGGGCATGGAGGCGCATGGGGCTCCGGTGGGAAAACTGGCCCACCAGATCACCTCCCTGCTGCCCAGCGCCTTGTCTGAAGCAATGATGAAAAAGACCGGCGTCGACAGGTTGAGCGCACTGTCCGCGAGCATCGACACGGTGCGCCGCGGCGGGACCGTTTCCGTGGTCGGCGTGTATGGCGGGGCAGCGGATCCGTTGCCCATGCTGAAACTGTTCGACAAGCAGATCCAGTTGCGCATGGGCCAGGCCAACGTCAAACGCTGGATTGACGACATCATGCCCTACGTAACGGATGGGAAAGACCCGCTCGGAGTGAATCATCTCGCCACCCACACCCTGCCGTTGGACGAGGGTCCCAGGGGGTACGAGATGTTCCAGAAGAAATGGGACGGGGTGGTCAAGGTGCTTTTGAAACCCTGA